The following coding sequences are from one Bradyrhizobium sp. WSM471 window:
- a CDS encoding ABC transporter substrate-binding protein, producing MSSVAAIVAVSLAVSAPVRAADDAAIQKWIAEFQPSTLSKEDQKKELEWFAKAAEPFKGMEINVVSETITTHEYESQTLAKAFSELTGIKLKHDLIQEGDVVEKLQTQMQSGKNVYDGWINDSDLIGTHFRYGQTIALSDYMTGEGKDVTDPMLDVNDFIGKSFGTAPDGKLYQLPDQQFANLYWFRYDWFTNADYKAKFKAKYGYELGVPVNWSAYEDIAEFFTNDIKEINGVKVYGHMDYGKKDPSLGWRFTDAWLSMAGNGDKGIPNGLPVDEWGIRMEGCRPVGSSVERGGDTNGPAAVYSITKYLEWMKKYAPPQAQGMTFSESGPVPAQGNIAQQMFWYTAFTADMVKPGIAVMNADGTPKWRMAPSPHGSYWKEGMKLGYQDAGSATLLKSTPADRRKAAWLYLQFIVSKTVSLKKSHVGLTFIRESDIWDKSFTERAPKLGGLIEFYRSPARVQWTPTGNNVPDYPKLAQLWWQNIGDASSGAKTPQAAMDSLAAAQDSVMERLEKSGVQGACGPKLHKKETAEFWFAKAQKDGTIAPQRKLANEKPKGETVDYDTLIKSWPAQPPKRASLQ from the coding sequence ATGTCCAGCGTCGCCGCCATCGTCGCGGTGTCGCTGGCCGTCTCGGCGCCGGTGCGCGCCGCCGACGACGCTGCGATCCAGAAGTGGATCGCGGAATTCCAGCCCTCGACGCTGTCGAAGGAAGACCAGAAGAAGGAGCTGGAGTGGTTTGCCAAGGCCGCCGAGCCCTTCAAGGGCATGGAGATCAACGTGGTCTCCGAGACCATCACGACCCACGAATACGAGTCGCAGACGCTGGCCAAGGCGTTCTCCGAACTCACCGGCATCAAGCTCAAGCACGACCTCATCCAGGAAGGTGACGTCGTCGAGAAGCTGCAGACCCAGATGCAGTCCGGCAAGAACGTGTACGACGGCTGGATCAACGATTCCGACCTGATCGGCACTCACTTCCGCTACGGCCAGACCATCGCGCTGTCGGACTACATGACCGGCGAGGGCAAGGACGTCACCGATCCCATGCTCGACGTCAACGACTTCATCGGCAAGTCGTTCGGCACCGCGCCGGACGGCAAGCTCTACCAGCTGCCCGACCAGCAGTTCGCCAACCTGTACTGGTTCCGCTACGACTGGTTCACCAACGCCGACTACAAGGCGAAGTTCAAGGCCAAGTATGGTTACGAACTCGGCGTGCCCGTGAACTGGTCGGCCTATGAAGACATCGCCGAGTTCTTCACCAACGACATCAAGGAGATCAACGGCGTCAAGGTCTACGGCCATATGGACTATGGCAAGAAGGACCCCTCGCTCGGCTGGCGTTTCACCGATGCCTGGCTCTCGATGGCCGGTAACGGCGACAAGGGCATCCCGAACGGTCTGCCGGTCGACGAATGGGGCATCCGCATGGAAGGCTGCCGTCCGGTCGGCTCCTCGGTCGAGCGTGGTGGCGACACCAACGGTCCGGCCGCGGTCTACTCGATCACCAAGTACCTCGAGTGGATGAAGAAGTATGCTCCGCCGCAGGCCCAGGGCATGACCTTCTCCGAGTCGGGTCCGGTGCCGGCGCAGGGCAACATCGCCCAGCAGATGTTCTGGTACACCGCCTTCACCGCCGACATGGTGAAGCCGGGCATCGCCGTGATGAACGCGGACGGTACGCCGAAATGGCGCATGGCTCCGTCCCCGCACGGTTCGTACTGGAAGGAAGGCATGAAGCTCGGCTACCAGGACGCGGGTTCGGCGACGCTGCTGAAGTCGACTCCGGCGGATCGCCGCAAGGCGGCCTGGCTCTATCTCCAGTTCATCGTCTCCAAGACGGTGTCGCTGAAGAAGAGCCATGTCGGTCTCACCTTCATCCGTGAATCCGACATCTGGGACAAGTCGTTCACGGAGCGTGCGCCGAAGCTCGGCGGCCTGATCGAGTTCTACCGCTCGCCCGCGCGCGTGCAGTGGACCCCGACCGGCAACAACGTGCCCGACTATCCGAAGCTGGCACAGCTGTGGTGGCAGAACATCGGCGATGCGTCGTCCGGTGCCAAGACGCCGCAAGCCGCGATGGACTCGCTCGCCGCGGCCCAGGACTCCGTGATGGAGCGTCTGGAGAAGTCGGGCGTGCAGGGTGCCTGCGGTCCGAAGCTGCACAAGAAGGAAACGGCCGAGTTCTGGTTCGCCAAGGCCCAGAAGGACGGCACGATTGCTCCGCAGCGCAAGCTCGCCAACGAGAAGCCGAAGGGCGAAACGGTCGACTACGACACCCTGATCAAGTCGTGGCCGGCCCAGCCCCCGAAGCGCGCCTCGCTGCAGTAA
- a CDS encoding DUF2160 domain-containing protein has translation MEWIAWMAWTPPTAIFFVALACTLAVMTWLGMAYPEAERVGVLRIPTTRGDRLFISLITAAVIHLLWIAFAGTDALATLPIGEDGVEISRLWIASGISLATAVLIFRTV, from the coding sequence ATGGAATGGATTGCATGGATGGCCTGGACGCCGCCGACCGCGATCTTCTTTGTCGCGCTCGCCTGCACGCTTGCCGTGATGACCTGGCTCGGGATGGCTTATCCCGAAGCCGAACGCGTCGGCGTGCTGCGCATCCCGACCACGCGCGGCGACCGCCTGTTCATCTCCCTGATCACGGCAGCGGTCATCCATCTGCTCTGGATCGCTTTCGCCGGCACTGACGCCCTCGCCACGCTGCCGATCGGCGAGGACGGAGTTGAAATTTCGCGGCTTTGGATCGCATCAGGAATTTCGTTGGCCACGGCCGTGCTCATTTTTCGCACGGTCTAG